GCCGACGAACAGCCGCGGCGGTGGGCCCACAGCCAGGGAGTCGGGCGCAAGGCCGAAGGCACGACGCTCGCGCTGGCGCCCGCCGACCGTCCGGTGCTGGTCGCCGCGGCCTGGCTGCACGACATCGGGTACGCCGCGGCAGTCGGGGGCGTCGGGTTCCACCAGCTCGACGGCGCGCGCTACCTCCGCCGTCTGGGTGTGCCGCCACGCGTGTGCGCGCTCGTGGCCCACCACTCCGGCGCGGACGCGGTGGCCGCGCTGGTCGGTCTCGGGCCGCGGCTCGCGGAGTTCCCCGACGAACGCGGACCGGTCCGGGACGCCCTGTGGTACTGCGATCTGACCACCAGTCCGGACGGCCTGCCGGTGTCCTACCGCACGCGGCTGCTGGAACTGCGGGCGCGCCGCGCCCCGGACGATCCCGTCGTGCGCGCGCTGGCCGACAACGGCGAGGAGCGGGCGGCCGCGGTCCGGCGCACCGAAGACCTGCTGCTGTCCGTCCGATTCGGACAC
The window above is part of the Amycolatopsis thermoflava N1165 genome. Proteins encoded here:
- a CDS encoding HD domain-containing protein — translated: MARVSMGPGSGVVAGYHDGIPLDRWARVTAGRLLADEQPRRWAHSQGVGRKAEGTTLALAPADRPVLVAAAWLHDIGYAAAVGGVGFHQLDGARYLRRLGVPPRVCALVAHHSGADAVAALVGLGPRLAEFPDERGPVRDALWYCDLTTSPDGLPVSYRTRLLELRARRAPDDPVVRALADNGEERAAAVRRTEDLLLSVRFGHPAEVDDDRRTG